A window from Alkalicoccobacillus plakortidis encodes these proteins:
- a CDS encoding MarR family winged helix-turn-helix transcriptional regulator: MSSTLFNRFIAFTASVHEVKHEITKNVRSRSLTSVQYGIMEYVFVSQPVNPSEISDCQHISLPNTSRELKKLHAMNLIEKVMDKQDGRKHTIVLSVEGKRMMSEIFSEIELLFNKKIEHASAQDLEEIKKALDVLEKKVFY; this comes from the coding sequence ATGAGTAGCACTCTTTTTAACCGTTTTATTGCATTTACAGCATCTGTACATGAAGTAAAACATGAGATTACTAAAAATGTCCGCAGCCGGTCCTTAACGTCAGTACAATATGGGATTATGGAATATGTATTTGTTTCACAACCTGTGAATCCGAGTGAAATCAGCGATTGTCAGCATATCTCTCTACCTAATACGAGCCGAGAACTTAAGAAATTGCATGCTATGAATTTAATTGAAAAAGTGATGGATAAACAAGATGGTCGTAAACATACGATCGTTTTATCTGTGGAAGGCAAAAGGATGATGTCAGAAATATTTAGCGAGATCGAACTGCTTTTTAATAAAAAAATTGAACACGCCTCCGCTCAGGACTTAGAAGAAATCAAGAAAGCATTGGACGTGCTCGAAAAGAAGGTATTCTATTAA